A stretch of Candidatus Eremiobacteraceae bacterium DNA encodes these proteins:
- a CDS encoding sulfotransferase codes for MAFVSEGVKQRLRPYYRKLRSSLIVDRNGDWRKSIFVSSGARTGSTWVSQLINYDNRYRYMYEPFISMPLGYPEILTALPDNRILYLRPADDNAKYVSQAEYIISGRFHHPRTDMYNARFFVDKRLVKEVQSNLWLKWLKVHFPSMPVVLLLRHPVPTIRSRYAEYFDLPVERRGAIDDDVAARNAHYRELVFGQADLVADHLEPLRSALEAAETVMEQRAVVWCIQNYVPLRQFASGEILLTFYENFCVDPENEIRRVGAHLGDRIDDESLGRFLDRLRRPSANSKLKAEMLDGWKMVSSWQKKAPAEDVAQTKAVLKIFGLDKIYDASEPLPDVGAANAFL; via the coding sequence ATGGCGTTCGTCTCCGAAGGCGTGAAGCAGCGGCTGCGCCCGTATTACCGCAAACTGCGCAGCTCGCTCATCGTCGACCGCAACGGCGACTGGCGGAAATCGATCTTCGTCTCATCCGGCGCGCGCACCGGCAGCACGTGGGTGTCGCAGCTCATCAACTACGACAACCGCTATCGCTACATGTACGAGCCCTTCATCTCGATGCCGCTCGGCTATCCGGAGATCCTCACCGCGCTGCCGGACAATCGCATCCTCTACCTGCGCCCCGCCGACGACAACGCGAAGTACGTCTCGCAAGCCGAATACATCATCAGCGGGCGCTTCCACCACCCGCGCACCGACATGTACAACGCGCGCTTCTTCGTCGACAAGCGGCTCGTCAAGGAAGTGCAGAGCAATCTCTGGCTCAAGTGGCTCAAGGTCCACTTCCCTTCGATGCCGGTCGTCTTGTTGTTGCGCCATCCTGTGCCGACGATCCGTTCGCGCTATGCCGAATACTTCGACCTGCCCGTCGAGCGGCGCGGTGCGATCGACGACGACGTCGCAGCGCGCAACGCGCACTATCGCGAGCTCGTCTTCGGCCAAGCCGATCTCGTCGCCGATCATCTCGAGCCGTTGCGCTCGGCGCTCGAGGCGGCGGAAACCGTCATGGAGCAACGTGCCGTCGTCTGGTGCATCCAGAACTACGTGCCGCTGCGGCAATTCGCGAGCGGCGAGATCCTGTTGACCTTTTACGAGAATTTTTGCGTCGATCCCGAGAACGAGATCCGTCGCGTCGGCGCCCACCTCGGCGACCGCATCGACGACGAGAGCCTCGGACGCTTCCTCGATCGGCTGCGCCGGCCTTCCGCGAACAGCAAGCTCAAAGCTGAGATGCTCGACGGTTGGAAGATGGTCAGCTCGTGGCAGAAGAAGGCGCCGGCGGAAGACGTCGCTCAGACGAAAGCCGTGCTCAAGATATTCGGTCTCGACAAGATCTACGACGCGTCGGAACCGCTGCCGGACGTCGGCGCCGCGAACGCGTTCCTGTGA
- a CDS encoding sulfotransferase domain-containing protein has protein sequence MIARFKRRAGRAKRRVVGVIHQLHVDAGGDHRATTFLAGSGRGGTTWIAELINHANEYRFMFEPFTSRHVPEVKAFLNRQYIRPGDDDPAFVKPAREIVEGRIRNRWVDYYNHRFVARRRLIKDIRANMFLKWLDVHFPGMPIVLLLRHPLAVAASRLRHTWSNDLAGFLRQEALMADHLEPYRHLLETVRDPFEQHVLQWCVENWIPLRQFQRGELHLAFYEHFSVDPRGEIGRLFAFLGKPFPEKILERVERPSRMAWTAKGVVSALGDPDSWRPYVSPGEISRSLDILAQFGFDSVYSASSLPNRDAAESLFPQPIGLKA, from the coding sequence TTGATCGCGCGATTTAAGCGCCGAGCCGGACGCGCAAAGCGGCGCGTCGTCGGCGTCATCCACCAGCTTCACGTAGATGCCGGCGGCGATCATCGCGCGACGACGTTCCTCGCCGGCAGCGGCCGCGGCGGCACGACCTGGATCGCCGAGCTCATCAACCACGCGAACGAATACCGGTTCATGTTCGAGCCGTTCACGTCGCGACATGTCCCCGAAGTCAAAGCGTTTCTCAATCGACAATACATCCGGCCCGGCGACGACGACCCGGCGTTCGTGAAGCCCGCGCGCGAGATCGTCGAAGGGCGCATCCGCAATCGTTGGGTCGACTACTACAACCACCGTTTTGTCGCGCGACGGCGGCTCATCAAAGACATCCGCGCGAACATGTTCCTCAAGTGGCTCGACGTCCATTTCCCAGGCATGCCGATCGTCTTGCTGCTGCGCCATCCGCTCGCAGTCGCGGCGTCGCGGCTTCGCCACACGTGGTCGAACGATCTCGCCGGCTTCCTTCGACAAGAGGCGCTCATGGCCGACCACCTCGAGCCGTACCGGCATCTTCTCGAGACGGTTCGCGATCCGTTCGAGCAGCACGTGCTCCAGTGGTGCGTCGAGAACTGGATCCCGCTTCGTCAGTTCCAGCGCGGCGAGCTGCACCTCGCGTTCTACGAGCATTTCAGCGTCGACCCGCGCGGGGAGATCGGACGGCTCTTCGCGTTTCTCGGCAAACCGTTTCCGGAGAAAATTCTCGAACGGGTCGAGCGGCCATCGCGGATGGCATGGACGGCAAAGGGCGTCGTCTCGGCGCTCGGAGATCCCGACTCGTGGCGGCCGTACGTCTCGCCGGGCGAGATATCTCGCTCACTCGACATCCTCGCGCAGTTCGGCTTCGACTCCGTCTACTCGGCCTCGTCGCTCCCGAACCGAGACGCCGCAGAATCGTTGTTTCCCCAGCCGATAGGTCTTAAGGCCTAA
- a CDS encoding sulfotransferase, with the protein MRSTLRTIAAGLNHVFRRVHFDLNQSITATTFVAGTGRSGTAWVANIVNYDHSARYIFEPFNPFKVPECAGFRYRQYLRPTETAEKYVGPARIILSGRITNDWIDQFNRAVVSRRRVVKEIRANLMLKWLKERFPGIRLIMMFRHPCADAYSRLRLGWQSHLDELLAQDDLVADHLAPFVAEMRAARTPFEQHVFLWCAENFVPLRQLEPGDAAFVFYENLCTDPQGEVKKLFGFLNREVTPEVYGRLAQPSELTSEESAVNSGGDLIEGWRKSVDARQAERAIDILRLFGLDRIYSLDTSMPDVAAATAMVGARPAPAGVG; encoded by the coding sequence ATGAGATCGACGCTCCGGACGATCGCGGCTGGTTTGAACCACGTGTTTAGGCGCGTGCATTTCGACCTTAATCAAAGCATCACCGCGACGACTTTCGTCGCGGGAACGGGTCGCAGTGGGACAGCCTGGGTCGCGAACATCGTCAACTACGATCATAGTGCCCGCTACATATTCGAGCCGTTCAATCCGTTCAAAGTGCCCGAATGCGCGGGATTTCGCTACCGCCAATACCTCCGCCCCACCGAGACGGCCGAAAAGTATGTCGGTCCTGCGCGTATAATCCTGAGCGGTCGAATAACAAACGATTGGATAGACCAGTTCAACCGCGCCGTGGTCAGCCGGCGGCGGGTCGTCAAAGAGATCCGCGCCAACCTCATGCTCAAATGGTTGAAGGAGAGATTCCCGGGCATCCGGCTCATCATGATGTTCCGACACCCATGCGCCGACGCGTACTCCCGCTTGCGCCTCGGTTGGCAGAGCCACCTCGACGAGCTGCTGGCGCAAGACGACCTCGTCGCCGATCATCTCGCGCCGTTCGTCGCCGAGATGCGCGCGGCGCGCACGCCGTTCGAACAGCACGTCTTCCTTTGGTGCGCTGAGAACTTCGTGCCGCTCCGACAGCTCGAGCCAGGCGACGCCGCATTCGTCTTTTACGAGAACTTGTGCACCGATCCACAGGGCGAGGTCAAGAAGCTTTTCGGTTTCCTGAACCGCGAGGTGACACCCGAAGTGTACGGCCGGTTGGCACAGCCGTCCGAGCTCACAAGCGAGGAGAGCGCGGTCAACAGCGGCGGCGACCTCATCGAAGGTTGGCGCAAGTCCGTCGACGCGCGACAAGCCGAGCGCGCGATCGACATCCTCCGTCTCTTCGGCCTCGATCGGATCTATTCGCTCGACACGTCGATGCCCGACGTCGCCGCAGCGACCGCGATGGTCGGCGCGCGCCCTGCACCTGCGGGCGTGGGCTGA
- a CDS encoding nucleotide sugar dehydrogenase, whose amino-acid sequence MKVSLLGLGYIGLPTAAMLALGGHEVSGFDVSPRVRAGLRRGGEHVADLEVRKLAVDALATGRFSVADEIERSDAYIICVPTPNAVDGRPDLTYVHDATAAIAPMLRKGDLVILESTVPPGTMDRVVAGALREHGVSPDDVLLAHCPERVIPGAIVRELKENSRIMGGRTPEAARAAKDLYASFVQADMFETDCTTAELVKVIENTFRDVNIALANELALLCEELGIDAWEAISLANKHPRVNILQPGPGVGGHCIPIDPHFLADANPFLTELIQTARRVNARMPNHVVRRIRELVPESQAGAKIALLGASYKANVDDSRESPTERIDELLREHGYETAIYDPVASGFKRPLAPTLESALERADALVLVVDHDAFRSLDPAEVAKSMRGRIIIDARNLFDPVRWERAGFEVHTLGRRSDAKQRPSHAGERPKRVTAGMS is encoded by the coding sequence GTGAAGGTCAGCCTACTCGGCCTCGGATACATCGGTCTGCCGACCGCGGCGATGCTCGCGCTCGGCGGGCACGAGGTTTCCGGCTTTGATGTCAGCCCGCGCGTGCGCGCCGGACTGCGTCGCGGCGGCGAACATGTCGCCGATCTCGAGGTCCGCAAGCTTGCCGTCGACGCGCTAGCGACCGGCCGCTTCTCGGTCGCTGACGAGATAGAACGATCGGACGCCTACATCATATGCGTGCCGACGCCGAACGCCGTCGACGGCAGGCCCGACCTGACGTACGTCCACGACGCGACGGCAGCCATCGCCCCGATGCTGCGCAAAGGCGACCTCGTCATCCTGGAATCGACAGTACCGCCAGGGACGATGGACCGAGTCGTCGCCGGCGCGCTGCGCGAACACGGCGTCTCGCCCGACGACGTGCTGCTCGCCCACTGCCCGGAGCGCGTCATCCCTGGCGCGATCGTGCGCGAGCTCAAAGAGAACTCACGCATCATGGGCGGTCGCACGCCCGAGGCCGCGCGTGCCGCGAAAGATCTGTACGCGAGTTTCGTCCAAGCAGACATGTTCGAGACCGATTGCACGACCGCCGAACTCGTGAAGGTCATCGAGAACACGTTCCGTGACGTCAACATCGCGCTCGCAAACGAACTCGCGTTATTGTGCGAAGAGCTCGGCATCGACGCGTGGGAAGCGATCTCGCTTGCGAACAAGCACCCGCGCGTCAACATCCTCCAACCCGGTCCGGGAGTCGGCGGACATTGCATACCGATCGATCCGCATTTCCTCGCCGATGCAAACCCGTTCCTCACTGAGCTCATCCAGACCGCGCGCCGCGTCAACGCCCGGATGCCGAATCACGTCGTCCGCCGCATCCGCGAGCTCGTGCCCGAATCCCAAGCTGGCGCGAAGATCGCGCTTCTCGGCGCGTCGTATAAGGCGAACGTCGACGATTCGCGCGAGAGCCCGACCGAGCGGATCGACGAGCTGCTCCGCGAGCATGGTTACGAGACCGCGATCTACGATCCGGTCGCGTCGGGATTCAAGCGGCCGCTCGCGCCGACGCTCGAGTCGGCGCTCGAACGCGCCGATGCGCTCGTGCTCGTCGTCGATCACGACGCGTTTCGCTCGCTCGATCCCGCCGAGGTCGCGAAGTCGATGCGAGGGCGCATTATCATCGACGCGCGTAATCTGTTCGATCCGGTCCGCTGGGAACGTGCAGGCTTCGAAGTCCACACCCTGGGCCGCAGAAGCGACGCGAAGCAGCGACCCTCACACGCGGGCGAACGGCCGAAGCGCGTGACCGCAGGGATGTCATGA
- a CDS encoding glycosyltransferase, which translates to MNASGSGPKRRYLMLVQQAPWKLNGGALIRNYWMAIGVARRYELDLVVAEQADSTPPPEFAAACASIASFARPQGLAYTALRIADALRPSNSYFSAGQVTRAQADHVARMCREQAYAAIHVGDLNQHVALPRTHCPPVWYDAHNCESALVRRQADYERWPMSALVRIDAARVGGVEGRIVERSIHVSACSGDDVDDLEKLWAGAASKSTVIPNGVDVARYATVRSAAPKRGCITLTGSMDWRPTQQGLMWFVEHVLPRLPETAGGVPVEVRVAGRMTPALVERLRAHPRLVLVPNPPDMRDELSRAQVIAVPVLAASGSRLRLLEAWAAGRPVVTTPSGASGLPHESGSDLMSVDDADMFARDCARVIEDDALWARLRDGGMSRAADYDWPRIADRIVAMHERVIGDA; encoded by the coding sequence ATGAACGCTTCCGGATCCGGTCCGAAGCGGCGATACCTGATGCTCGTCCAGCAGGCGCCATGGAAGCTCAACGGCGGCGCGCTCATCCGCAACTATTGGATGGCGATCGGCGTCGCGCGCCGATACGAACTCGATCTCGTCGTCGCGGAGCAAGCGGACTCGACGCCGCCGCCCGAATTCGCCGCAGCGTGCGCGTCCATCGCGAGCTTCGCGCGACCGCAAGGCCTCGCGTACACGGCGCTCCGCATCGCCGATGCGTTGCGGCCGTCGAACTCGTATTTCAGCGCCGGCCAAGTGACGCGCGCGCAAGCGGACCACGTCGCGCGCATGTGCCGCGAGCAGGCGTACGCGGCGATCCACGTCGGCGACCTCAACCAACACGTGGCGCTGCCGCGCACGCACTGCCCGCCCGTCTGGTACGACGCGCACAACTGCGAGTCGGCGCTCGTGCGCCGTCAAGCCGACTACGAACGCTGGCCGATGAGCGCGCTCGTCCGGATCGACGCGGCGCGCGTCGGCGGCGTCGAGGGTAGGATCGTCGAGCGATCGATCCACGTGTCGGCGTGCAGCGGAGACGATGTCGACGATCTCGAGAAACTCTGGGCCGGCGCGGCGTCGAAGTCGACCGTCATCCCCAACGGCGTCGACGTCGCGCGCTATGCGACCGTTCGCTCGGCAGCGCCGAAGCGCGGGTGCATCACGCTCACCGGAAGCATGGACTGGCGTCCGACGCAACAAGGCCTGATGTGGTTCGTCGAGCACGTGCTGCCGCGCTTGCCGGAGACGGCGGGCGGCGTGCCGGTCGAAGTCCGCGTCGCAGGGCGGATGACGCCGGCGCTCGTCGAGCGCCTGCGCGCGCACCCGCGTCTCGTGCTCGTGCCGAATCCGCCCGACATGCGTGACGAATTGTCGCGCGCTCAGGTCATCGCGGTGCCGGTGCTCGCGGCGAGCGGTTCGAGGCTGCGGCTGCTCGAGGCGTGGGCTGCGGGAAGACCCGTCGTCACGACACCGTCGGGCGCTTCAGGACTGCCGCACGAAAGCGGCTCGGACCTCATGTCGGTTGACGACGCCGATATGTTCGCACGCGATTGCGCGCGCGTCATCGAGGACGACGCGCTATGGGCGCGATTGCGCGACGGCGGGATGTCGAGAGCGGCGGACTACGATTGGCCGCGCATCGCGGACCGAATCGTCGCGATGCACGAGCGCGTCATCGGGGACGCGTAG
- a CDS encoding glycosyltransferase family 4 protein, with protein MARDPDVTVMHLVEASGGGEVMYGKERVIHWLMRAQRDAGDVDARLAVLAPCSLAATARDEGFRVDVLSDEERTLPTRVLRALRDALDAAKAPVLHTHGYKANIVGRFGRTSGLKMAALIGTCHGFVTTDVKLRLYNALDRMTGGMSDLVTAPDPGMLRSFGRGVRTRFVPNAIADGPATDEAARTAARATFGWRSGEFVAGMLGRLSAEKGVDNFANAARLDGADTVRWAVAGSGPLEAQLRASAPINVTCLGFLAEADAYLDALDIYVQPSFTEGLSLSLLEAMRAGLPIVATNVGATSEAVRDGVDALLVAPDPESIFGGVRRLRDDDALRARLGESARRRFLERFRMSVVERQYAAVYREAVGIRRAG; from the coding sequence ATGGCGCGCGATCCCGACGTCACGGTCATGCATCTCGTCGAAGCGTCCGGCGGCGGCGAGGTCATGTACGGCAAAGAGCGCGTCATCCATTGGCTCATGCGCGCGCAGCGCGACGCCGGCGACGTCGATGCGCGACTCGCGGTGCTCGCGCCGTGTTCGCTCGCCGCGACGGCGCGCGACGAAGGCTTCCGCGTCGACGTCCTGAGCGACGAAGAGCGTACGCTGCCCACGCGTGTGCTTCGCGCGCTACGCGATGCGCTCGATGCCGCGAAAGCGCCCGTCCTCCACACGCACGGTTACAAGGCGAACATCGTCGGCCGTTTCGGGCGGACGTCGGGCTTGAAGATGGCGGCGCTCATCGGCACGTGCCACGGCTTCGTCACGACGGACGTCAAGCTTCGCCTCTACAACGCGCTCGATCGCATGACCGGCGGCATGAGCGATCTCGTCACCGCGCCCGATCCCGGCATGCTGCGCTCGTTCGGCCGCGGCGTGCGGACGAGGTTCGTGCCGAACGCGATCGCCGACGGCCCCGCGACAGATGAAGCGGCTCGCACCGCAGCGCGCGCGACGTTCGGCTGGAGAAGCGGCGAGTTCGTCGCGGGCATGCTCGGTAGGTTGTCGGCAGAAAAAGGGGTCGACAATTTCGCGAATGCCGCGCGGCTCGACGGTGCGGATACGGTCCGCTGGGCCGTCGCCGGCAGCGGCCCGCTCGAGGCGCAATTGCGCGCGTCGGCGCCGATCAACGTGACGTGCCTCGGCTTTCTCGCCGAGGCGGACGCGTATCTCGATGCGCTCGACATCTACGTGCAGCCGTCGTTCACGGAAGGTCTAAGCCTCTCGCTCCTCGAGGCGATGCGCGCCGGTCTTCCGATCGTCGCGACGAACGTCGGCGCGACGAGCGAGGCGGTTCGCGACGGCGTCGACGCATTGCTCGTCGCGCCGGATCCCGAATCGATCTTCGGCGGCGTCCGAAGGCTGCGCGACGACGACGCGCTGCGAGCGCGGCTCGGAGAGTCGGCAAGGCGACGGTTTCTCGAACGTTTTCGCATGAGCGTCGTCGAACGGCAGTATGCGGCCGTCTATCGCGAGGCCGTCGGGATACGCCGCGCCGGATGA
- a CDS encoding sulfotransferase: MGSIRDWLKGQLSPQVRQQIKRVVNWPPIIDVGKLSDAVFLAGTGRSGTGWVANIINYDNRYRYMYEPFSPRVIDTVAAFTWGLYIRPDDRSEKYIEPARRLLEGKVGHYPKLDRANKRMFARKRLLKETRGNLWLKWLRVNFPEVKIVLLMRHPCAAVNSRIKRGNLVLFDQFLQQPELMADHLAPFKADIEAARNADEFSKRIYMWCVNHYVPLRQFAAGEIHLGFYENFAENPNDEIRKLFAFLGEPFSDKIYEAVKRPSEVTRPDAAILTGKSIVGHWQEEVGAEQTRRSIDILRRFGLDAIYDEQPMPKVDAEHAFFSAREPATRPR, translated from the coding sequence ATGGGTTCGATCCGAGACTGGCTCAAAGGACAGTTGTCGCCACAGGTGCGGCAGCAGATCAAGCGCGTCGTCAATTGGCCGCCGATCATCGACGTCGGCAAGTTGAGCGATGCCGTCTTCCTGGCGGGAACGGGCCGAAGCGGCACCGGTTGGGTCGCGAACATCATCAACTACGACAACCGCTACCGCTATATGTACGAGCCGTTCTCGCCGCGCGTCATCGACACGGTCGCCGCGTTCACGTGGGGGCTGTACATCCGGCCCGACGATCGATCCGAGAAGTATATCGAGCCGGCGCGCCGGCTCCTCGAAGGCAAGGTCGGGCACTATCCGAAGCTCGATCGCGCGAACAAGCGCATGTTCGCCCGTAAACGCCTGCTGAAGGAGACGCGGGGCAACCTCTGGCTCAAGTGGCTGCGCGTCAACTTCCCAGAGGTGAAGATCGTCCTGCTCATGCGCCACCCGTGCGCTGCGGTCAACTCGCGCATCAAGCGCGGCAACCTCGTGCTCTTCGATCAATTCCTCCAGCAGCCGGAGCTGATGGCCGATCACCTCGCGCCGTTCAAGGCCGACATCGAAGCAGCGCGGAACGCGGACGAGTTCAGCAAGCGCATCTACATGTGGTGCGTCAACCACTACGTGCCGCTGCGGCAGTTCGCTGCGGGCGAGATCCACCTCGGCTTCTACGAGAACTTCGCCGAGAATCCGAACGACGAGATCCGCAAGCTCTTCGCGTTCCTCGGCGAGCCCTTCTCCGACAAGATTTACGAGGCGGTGAAGCGGCCGTCGGAAGTGACGCGGCCGGACGCCGCGATCCTCACCGGCAAGAGCATCGTCGGACATTGGCAGGAAGAGGTCGGCGCCGAGCAGACCCGCCGCTCGATCGACATCCTGCGGCGCTTCGGTCTCGACGCCATCTACGACGAACAGCCGATGCCGAAGGTCGACGCCGAGCATGCGTTTTTCTCGGCGCGCGAACCCGCTACGCGTCCCCGATGA
- a CDS encoding HAD family hydrolase, which yields MTPGARALAWRSPQARAGKVCVFIDRDGVVNERPGDGYVLAWEEFRFRPDAIAALRVLAEAQLPAIVVSNQSCVGRGLLKQTGLIDIMDRMTQQLERENAPLAAWYCCPHAPDDGCDCRKPQPGMLLRAIAEFGFDASRSHMIGDTVSDIAAGESAGCITHLIDPSDPNAFLRTVTDIV from the coding sequence GTGACGCCCGGTGCGCGAGCGCTCGCGTGGCGATCGCCGCAGGCGCGCGCAGGAAAGGTGTGCGTCTTCATCGATCGCGACGGCGTGGTCAACGAGCGACCGGGTGATGGGTACGTCCTCGCCTGGGAAGAGTTCCGCTTCAGACCCGATGCGATCGCCGCACTGCGCGTGCTCGCGGAAGCCCAGCTCCCGGCGATCGTCGTGTCGAATCAGAGCTGCGTCGGTCGCGGCCTGCTGAAACAAACCGGCCTCATCGACATCATGGACCGGATGACGCAGCAGCTCGAGCGCGAGAACGCGCCGCTCGCCGCATGGTATTGCTGCCCGCATGCGCCGGATGACGGCTGCGATTGCCGCAAGCCGCAACCGGGGATGCTCCTTCGCGCGATCGCCGAGTTCGGCTTCGACGCATCGCGCTCGCACATGATCGGCGACACGGTATCCGACATCGCTGCGGGCGAGTCAGCCGGCTGCATCACTCACCTTATCGATCCGTCCGACCCTAACGCATTCCTGCGCACCGTCACTGATATCGTCTGA
- a CDS encoding polysaccharide biosynthesis/export family protein, which produces MRTTALVICAALLACGPLAAHAATTTPPQYIIHPNDQLNVQVFGDPTMSQTVTVLPSGDINYPLVGIIHVAGQTPTQASATVTKALKKYVRDPHVVVLVQAQGKADVLVLGGVEHPGKVELTSSGTFTDAVAAAGGLSAGAQTYNDATVTDYAGGMQKVSLEKIYTEGDLSGNIPVPDGSTIFIPAPATIDVEVSGAVDHPGEIELNQGDRLSMAIAKAGNSPTSDGDLNNIHVTRLANGSGQSQSFNVDLYQELQQGNVAKDIVLQKGDVVYVPKNKHGLVSQNGSASSNPFYLLLIGARLLFPNI; this is translated from the coding sequence ATGCGTACAACGGCTCTCGTCATATGCGCCGCGCTGCTGGCATGCGGTCCGCTCGCCGCGCACGCGGCGACGACGACCCCGCCGCAGTACATCATCCATCCGAACGACCAGCTCAACGTGCAGGTCTTCGGCGATCCGACGATGTCGCAAACGGTGACGGTGCTGCCTTCGGGTGACATCAACTATCCGCTCGTCGGGATCATCCACGTCGCGGGCCAGACGCCGACCCAGGCCTCGGCTACCGTGACGAAGGCGCTCAAGAAGTACGTGCGGGATCCGCACGTCGTCGTGCTCGTCCAAGCGCAAGGCAAAGCGGACGTGCTCGTCCTCGGTGGCGTCGAACATCCGGGCAAAGTCGAGCTCACGTCGAGCGGCACGTTCACGGATGCAGTCGCTGCAGCCGGTGGGTTGTCAGCCGGTGCACAGACGTACAACGACGCGACGGTCACCGATTATGCGGGCGGTATGCAAAAGGTCTCGCTCGAGAAGATCTACACCGAAGGCGATCTCTCCGGCAACATCCCCGTGCCCGACGGATCGACGATCTTCATCCCGGCGCCCGCGACGATCGACGTCGAGGTGTCCGGCGCCGTCGACCATCCCGGCGAGATCGAGCTCAATCAGGGCGACCGGCTATCGATGGCGATCGCGAAGGCGGGCAACAGTCCGACGAGCGACGGCGATCTCAACAACATCCACGTGACGCGCCTCGCGAACGGCAGCGGTCAGTCGCAGAGCTTCAACGTGGATCTCTATCAGGAATTGCAACAGGGCAACGTCGCCAAAGACATCGTCTTGCAAAAAGGCGACGTCGTCTACGTCCCCAAGAACAAGCACGGTCTCGTGAGCCAGAACGGCAGCGCGTCGAGCAATCCGTTCTACCTGCTGCTCATCGGCGCGCGCTTGCTTTTCCCGAACATCTAA
- a CDS encoding glycosyltransferase, translated as MTARVALVMPMLNEAVDLPETLASIGAQTFDASRMRFIAVDGGSTDSSREIVERWLASSGVEGEVVLNPRKRIPISLNVGAERAGRDALIVRLDAHTTYGPTYIADVVRAFESGSSQLGNVGCAQIPAPTPDFERSVVGELLTHPLGLARIGVRALKEPVPVETVYLGSWRPGLLFELGGFDERWIANEDSELEARLRDAGYTLLLVPSANLYKVNRGIGATIRQWGGYGFWRAQTSRRFPHELRVRHFIPAALLVGAIGMLFTPWWWIDFALYLLYAAAVVALRDRTRPLRVALGCAVAFPCFQIAWTLGFLRGIFVKPPSFEPVLR; from the coding sequence ATGACGGCCCGCGTCGCTCTTGTCATGCCGATGCTGAACGAAGCGGTCGATCTTCCCGAGACGCTCGCGAGCATCGGGGCGCAGACCTTCGACGCTTCGCGCATGCGCTTCATCGCCGTCGACGGCGGTTCGACCGACTCGAGCCGCGAGATCGTCGAGCGATGGCTCGCATCGTCGGGCGTCGAAGGCGAAGTCGTCCTCAATCCGCGCAAGCGCATCCCGATATCGCTCAACGTCGGCGCGGAGCGAGCAGGGCGCGATGCACTCATCGTCCGGCTCGACGCGCACACGACGTATGGTCCGACGTACATCGCCGACGTCGTGCGTGCATTTGAATCCGGTTCATCGCAGCTCGGCAACGTGGGCTGCGCGCAGATCCCGGCGCCGACGCCGGATTTCGAGCGTTCGGTCGTCGGCGAGCTCCTCACGCATCCGCTCGGCCTCGCGCGCATCGGCGTGCGCGCCTTGAAGGAACCGGTGCCCGTCGAGACCGTCTACCTGGGATCGTGGAGGCCTGGGCTGCTCTTCGAGCTTGGCGGTTTCGACGAGCGATGGATCGCGAACGAAGACTCCGAGCTCGAAGCGCGTCTGCGCGACGCGGGCTACACGCTCTTGCTCGTGCCGTCCGCCAACCTCTACAAAGTGAACCGCGGCATCGGCGCGACGATACGTCAATGGGGCGGCTACGGTTTTTGGCGAGCGCAGACGAGCCGCCGTTTCCCGCACGAGCTGCGGGTGCGGCATTTCATCCCGGCCGCGTTGCTCGTCGGCGCGATCGGGATGCTATTCACGCCGTGGTGGTGGATCGACTTCGCGCTCTACCTATTGTATGCGGCGGCGGTCGTCGCGCTACGCGACCGTACTCGGCCGTTGCGCGTGGCACTGGGATGCGCGGTGGCCTTCCCATGTTTCCAGATCGCGTGGACGCTCGGGTTCTTGCGCGGCATCTTCGTCAAGCCGCCCTCGTTCGAACCCGTGCTGCGCTGA